The following are encoded together in the Astyanax mexicanus isolate ESR-SI-001 chromosome 8, AstMex3_surface, whole genome shotgun sequence genome:
- the ccr9a gene encoding C-C chemokine receptor type 9a produces MEIVENITEDIGTLLTTVTSYDEYGSGSTTPTEDYGLEDDESVCDMGIVRDFRKYYEPPLYWLIVLLGAVGNMLVIWIYTNLKNRLKTMTDVYLLNLAVADLLFLCTLPFWAADAIIGWNFGLPVCKGVSALYKINFFSSMLLLTCISVDRYIVIVQTTKAQNSKEKRLAYSKLICIFVWMVALLLSIPEMLFANIKDLDGKTYCTMIYWNNENNSTKILVLALQISMGFSIPLLVMFYCYTNIIYTLLKARNFEKHKALRVILAVVAVFVLSQLPYNGMLVVKATQAANMTITSCNQVQNFDIALQVMQSLAYMHSCLNPILYVFVGVRFRKDLGKLCNRYCLRCSGKTIKQGAPMRSSVMSDAESTVALSL; encoded by the exons ATGGAAATTGTGGAAAATATAACTGAAGACATTGGTACACTCTTGACCACAGTCACATCATAT GACGAATATGGAAGTGGTTCAACTACCCCAACCGAAGATTACGGTTTGGAGGACGACGAATCCGTTTGTGACATGGGCATAGTGCGAGACTTTCGCAAGTACTACGAGCCTCCTCTTTACTGGCTCATCGTCCTCCTTGGTGCTGTGGGCAACATGCTGGTCATCTGGATCTACACAAACCTAAAGAACCGCCTGAAGACCATGACAGATGTGTACCTGTTAAACCTGGCTGTGGCAGACCTGCTCTTCCTGTGCACACTGCCCTTCTGGGCTGCCGATGCCATCATAGGCTGGAATTTCGGCTTGCCCGTGTGCAAGGGCGTGTCGGCGCTCTACAAAATCAACTTCTTTAGCAGTATGCTACTGCTCACCTGCATCAGCGTGGACCGCTACATCGTCATTGTGCAAACCACCAAGGCGCAGAACTCTAAGGAGAAGCGTCTGGCCTACAGCAAGCTGATCTGCATCTTTGTGTGGATGGTGGCCCTGCTGCTGAGCATCCCTGAGATGCTCTTTGCCAACATCAAAGACTTGGATGGTAAAACCTACTGCACCATGATCTACTGGAACAACGAAAATAACAGCACCAAGATCCTGGTCCTGGCTCTTCAGATCAGCATGGGCTTCAGTATCCCCCTTCTAGTGATGTTCTACTGCTACACCAATATCATCTACACCCTGCTCAAGGCCAGGAACTTTGAGAAGCACAAGGCGCTGCGGGTCATTCTAGCCGTCGTGGCGGTCTTCGTCCTGTCTCAGCTGCCCTACAATGGCATGCTTGTGGTGAAGGCGACACAGGCAGCCAACATGACTATCACAAGCTGCAACCAGGTCCAAAATTTCGACATCGCTCTCCAGGTCATGCAGAGCCTGGCCTACATGCACAGCTGCCTCAACCCCATCCTCTATGTCTTTGTGGGCGTGCGTTTCAGAAAGGACCTGGGGAAACTGTGTAACAGGTACTGTCTGCGATGCAGCGGAAAGACCATCAAGCAAGGAGCCCCGATGCGGTCGTCCGTCATGTCAGACGCAGAAAGTACGGTGGCTCTCTCGCTGTAA
- the LOC103037289 gene encoding myosin regulatory light chain 2, smooth muscle minor isoform, which yields MSSKRAKGKTTKKRPQRATSNVFAMFDQSQIQEFKEAFNMIDQNRDGFIDKEDLHDMLASLGKNPTDEYLEAMMNEAPGPINFTMFLTMFGEKLNGTDPEDVIRNAFACFDEEGTGFIQEDYLRELLTTMGDRFTDEEVDELFREAPIDKKGNFNYVAFTRILKHGAKDKDD from the exons ATGTCCAGCAAAAGGGCAAAGGGAAAGACCACCAAAAAGCGCCCCCAGAGGGCCACCTCAAACGTTTTCGCTATGTTTGACCAGTCACAGATTCAAGAGTTTAAAGAGGCCTTCAATATGATCGACCAAAACCGGGATGGCTTTATAGATAAGGAGGATCTGCACGACATGCTCGCTTCATTAG GTAAGAATCCCACAGATGAATATCTTGAGGCCATGATGAATGAAGCACCTGGTCCCATCAACTTTACAATGTTCCTTACTATGTTTGGAGAAAAACTGAATGGAACAGACCCAGAGGACGTTATCAGAAATGCCTTTGCCTGCTTTGATGAGGAAGGAACAG GTTTTATACAAGAGGACTACCTCAGGGAGCTCCTTACCACCATGGGGGACAGGTTTACAGATGAAGAAGTGGATGAGCTCTTCAGAGAAGCCCCTATTGACAAGAAAGGCAACTTCAACTACGTGGCATTCACGCGTATCTTAAAGCATGGTGCCAAGGACAAAGATGACTAG